Proteins encoded by one window of Haliotis asinina isolate JCU_RB_2024 chromosome 6, JCU_Hal_asi_v2, whole genome shotgun sequence:
- the LOC137286137 gene encoding neuronal acetylcholine receptor subunit alpha-3-like, whose translation MKLLCVLVLLALGRPAAGSIEGMKRLYKHMFGNYSTKIRPLYNQSKHVDVHSRFNLVAITKIDQVRQIFHSNVWMNLTWQDEFLTWKPEDYSGIKSIHPPLTDIWRPKLIIPVSLEDRDVFKDETSSITVYSDGTVTWFPGANFATDCKLDLTLFPFDVQTCQFRFLPSSYESNELKMVSSLIYANTQSYTENGEWSLSGSRAYSIERTFVDSTFSFLHVDIHLERRPMFFVLNVIIPVVVLSFLNIFVFSLPCDCGEKVSYAITCLLALTVFMSIVSGLLPKSSDNIPMVTMYLTCLLCISVLSVVATILIVMKDHAKATKTDQLSPLFVIPRFCSLSFPGSRRKVMDQVQLDSKTGGSAGNGNPTDQVREGWSSPGGYCVTADSLCMVTFTALWIVVSLGFLVQITK comes from the coding sequence ATGAAGCttctgtgtgtgctggtgttgtTGGCCCTGGGCAGACCTGCCGCAGGAAGTATTGAGGGGATGAAGAGACTGTATAAACACATGTTTGGAAATTACAGCACTAAAATCAGACCACTGTACAACCAGAGTAAACATGTTGACGTTCACAGCAGATTCAACTTGGTGGCCATAACCAAAATAGACCAGGTAAGACAGATCTTCCACAGCAATGTGTGGATGAATCTAACATGGCAAGATGAGTTTCTCACCTGGAAACCTGAGGATTATAGTGGCATAAAGTCTATACACCCTCCACTGACTGACATTTGGAGACCGAAACTCATCATACCAGTGTCTCTTGAGGATCGGGATGTCTTCAAAGACGAGACATCCTCCATTACAGTTTACAGTGACGGTACAGTAACTTGGTTTCCTGGAGCAAACTTTGCTACTGACTGCAAGTTAGATCTGACGTTGTTTCCATTTGACGTTCAGACATGCCAGTTCCGATTTCTACCCAGCAGTTACGAGTCAAATGAGCTGAAGATGGTATCATCATTGATTTACGCAAACACCCAATCGTACACAGAAAATGGAGAATGGAGTCTTTCAGGTTCCAGAGCATACAGTATTGAAAGAACTTTTGTAGATTCCACCTTCTCTTTCCTTCACGTTGACATTCACCTTGAAAGGCGACCGATGTTCTTTGTTCTCAATGTGATTATACCTGTGGTTGTGCTTTCATTTCTCAACATATTCGTCTTCTCACTTCCGTGTGACTGTGGAGAGAAGGTTTCGTATGCCATCACGTGCCTTCTCGCTCTGACTGTATTCATGAGCATCGTGAGTGGACTACTTCCCAAATCGTCTGACAACATTCCTATGGTCACTATGTATCTAACGTGTCTCCTCTGTATAAGCGTTCTGTCCGTGGTCGCCACCATCCTCATTGTCATGAAAGATCATGCGAAAGCTACTAAGACAGACCAACTGTCGCCATTGTTTGTGATACCTCGTTTCTGCTCGTTATCATTTCCAGGAAGTAGACGCAAGGTTATGGACCAGGTCCAACTGGATTCTAAAACCGGTGGTTCTGCTGGCAATGGAAATCCAACGGATCAGGTTCGTGAAGGATGGAGTAGTCCTGGTGGGTACTGTGTAACTGCAGACTCTCTGTGTATGGTTACATTTACGGCTCTTTGGATAGTTGTGTCTCTTGGATTCCTCGTCCAGATAACAAAATAA
- the LOC137288072 gene encoding neuronal acetylcholine receptor subunit alpha-3-like, whose amino-acid sequence MRLPYVLVLLALCRSAAGRTEGMKRLYSDMFGNYSTKIRPVFNHSKHTDVHSRFNLVAITEIDQVRQTLHSNVWMNLTSQDEFLTWKPEDYSGIKFMHPPLTDIWRPKVIVPVSLEDRDVFKDETSPITVYSDGTVTWLPGANFLTNCKLDLTLFPFDVQTCQFQFLPISYFSNELKMVSSLVDVNTQSYTENGEWILSGSRAYITEMTFADSTFSFLYVDIHLERRPMFFVLNVIIPVVVLSFLNIFVFSLPCDCGEKVSYAITCLLSLTVFISIVSELLPKSSDNIPMVTMYLTCLLGISVLSVVATIIIVMKDPAKVNKKEQLSPLFVIPRPCSLSFPGSSRKVMDQVQLDSKTNGSTSNMNPTGVALENQRSSGGYCVTADSLCMVIFTALWMVVSVGFLVHITQ is encoded by the coding sequence ATGAGGCTGCCGTATGTGCTGGTGTTGTTGGCCCTGTGCAGATCTGCTGCAGGCAGAACTGAGGGGATGAAGAGACTGTACAGCGACATGTTTGGAAACTACAGCACTAAAATCAGACCAGTATTCAACCACAGTAAACATACTGACGTTCACAGCAGATTCAACTTGGTGGCCATAACTGAAATAGACCAGGTAAGACAGACTCTTCACAGCAACGTGTGGATGAATCTAACATCGCAAGATGAGTTTCTCACCTGGAAACCTGAGGATTATAGTGGCATAAAGTTTATGCACCCTCCACTGACTGACATTTGGAGACCGAAAGTTATCGTACCAGTGTCTCTGGAGGATCGGGATGTCTTCAAAGACGAGACATCCCCCATTACAGTTTACAGTGACGGTACAGTAACTTGGTTACCTGGGGCAAATTTTCTTACTAACTGCAAGTTAGATCTGACTTTATTTCCATTTGATGTTCAGACATGCCAGTTCCAGTTTCTACCCATCAGCTACTTTTCAAATGAGCTGAAGATGGTATCATCGCTGGTTGATGTAAACACCCAATCGTACACAGAAAATGGAGAATGGATTCTTTCAGGTTCCAGAGCGTACATTACTGAAATGACCTTCGCAGATTCCACCTTCTCTTTCCTTTACGTTGACATTCACCTTGAAAGGCGACCGATGTTCTTTGTTCTCAATGTGattatacctgtggtggtgcttTCATTTCTCAACATATTCGTCTTCTCACTTCCGTGTGACTGTGGAGAGAAGGTTTCGTATGCCATCACGTGTCTTCTCTCTCTGACTGTATTCATAAGCATCGTAAGTGAACTTCTTCCCAAATCATCTGACAATATTCCTATGGTCACTATGTATCTAACGTGTCTCCTCGGTATCAGCGTTCTGTCCGTGGTCGCcaccatcatcattgtcatgaaAGATCCTGCGAAGGTCAACAAGAAAGAACAACTGTCACCATTGTTTGTTATTCCACGTCCCTGCTCGTTATCATTTCCAGGAAGTAGCCGCAAGGTTATGGACCAGGTTCAACTGGATTCTAAAACCAATGGTTCGACTAGTAATATGAATCCAACTGGAGTGGCTCTGGAAAATCAAAGAAGTTCTGGTGGGTACTGTGTAACTGCAGACTCTCTGTGTATGGTTATATTCACGGCGCTTTGgatggttgtgtctgtgggATTCCTCGTCCATATAACACAATAG